One part of the Enterococcus sp. DIV1094 genome encodes these proteins:
- the pdhA gene encoding pyruvate dehydrogenase (acetyl-transferring) E1 component subunit alpha produces the protein MANKKTPIDFQALLEEVNSDFPVYQALDQDGKVVNPDLVPDLTDEELVELMTSMVWSRVLDQRSTALNRQGRLGFFAPTAGQEASQLASAFAFDKEDVLLPGYRDVPQLIKHGLPLSQAFLWSRGHAAGNFYPEELKALPPQIIIGAQYVQAAGVALGLKKRNKKNVVFTYTGDGGSSQGDFYEAINFAGAYHANAVFYIQNNGFAISTPREKQTAAKTLAQKAVAAGIPGIQVDGMDPLAVYTVSKMARDWAVSGNGPVLIETLTYRYGPHTLSGDDPTRYREKDVDDEWQLKDPLIRFRKYLTEKGLWSEEKEEAVIEQTKEEIKAAIAEADKVPKQKVSDFLKNMFEETPQTIKEQIAIYEAKESK, from the coding sequence ATGGCAAACAAGAAAACACCTATCGACTTCCAAGCGTTGCTTGAAGAAGTCAATTCAGATTTTCCGGTATACCAAGCACTTGATCAAGATGGGAAAGTAGTTAACCCTGATCTTGTTCCAGATTTAACAGATGAAGAGTTAGTAGAATTGATGACTAGCATGGTTTGGTCTCGTGTATTGGATCAACGTTCTACAGCATTGAACCGTCAAGGACGCTTAGGATTCTTTGCGCCAACAGCCGGTCAAGAAGCAAGTCAATTAGCTAGTGCCTTCGCATTTGATAAAGAAGATGTACTATTACCAGGTTACCGTGATGTTCCACAATTGATCAAACACGGCTTACCTTTATCTCAAGCATTTTTATGGTCTCGTGGACATGCAGCTGGGAACTTCTATCCAGAAGAATTGAAAGCTCTACCACCACAAATCATTATCGGTGCTCAATACGTCCAAGCAGCAGGTGTTGCATTAGGACTTAAAAAACGTAACAAGAAAAATGTTGTCTTCACTTATACAGGTGATGGCGGTTCTTCTCAAGGTGATTTCTATGAAGCAATCAACTTTGCTGGTGCTTACCATGCGAATGCAGTCTTCTACATCCAAAACAACGGATTTGCGATCTCAACACCTCGTGAAAAACAAACAGCAGCTAAAACATTAGCGCAAAAAGCAGTAGCAGCTGGAATCCCTGGTATCCAAGTGGATGGTATGGACCCATTAGCTGTGTACACTGTTTCAAAAATGGCACGTGACTGGGCAGTATCTGGTAACGGTCCAGTATTGATCGAAACATTGACTTACCGTTATGGTCCACATACATTATCAGGTGATGACCCAACTCGTTACCGTGAAAAAGATGTTGACGATGAATGGCAATTGAAAGATCCATTGATCCGTTTCCGTAAATACCTAACTGAAAAAGGATTATGGAGCGAAGAAAAAGAAGAAGCAGTAATCGAACAAACAAAAGAAGAAATCAAAGCAGCGATTGCAGAAGCTGATAAAGTTCCAAAACAAAAAGTTTCAGATTTCTTGAAAAATATGTTCGAAGAAACACCACAAACAATCAAAGAACAAATTGCAATCTATGAAGCGAAGGAGTCGAAATAA
- a CDS encoding alpha-ketoacid dehydrogenase subunit beta: MAQKTMIQAITDALALELENDENVLVFGEDVGKNGGVFRATEGLQEKFGEDRVFDTPLAESGIAGLGFGLALEGFRPVPEIQFFGFIFEAMDEVVAQMARTRYRMGGTRNIPVTIRSPFGGGVHTPELHSDNLEGLIAQSPGIRVVIPSNPYDAKGLLIASIRSNDPVVFLEHMKLYRSFREEVPDEAYEVPLDKAAVTREGTDVSIITYGAMVREAIKAADNLEKEGISVEIVDLRTVAPLDVETIINSVEKTGRVVVVQEAQRQAGVSTQVISEISERAILSLEAPIGRVSAPDTVFPFGQAENIWLPNASDIEAKVKEIAEF, from the coding sequence ATGGCACAAAAAACAATGATTCAAGCAATCACAGATGCCTTAGCACTTGAACTTGAAAACGACGAAAACGTACTCGTTTTTGGTGAAGATGTCGGCAAAAACGGAGGCGTATTCCGTGCAACAGAAGGATTGCAAGAAAAATTCGGCGAAGATCGCGTATTTGACACTCCTTTAGCAGAATCAGGTATTGCCGGATTAGGTTTCGGTTTAGCACTTGAAGGATTCCGTCCCGTTCCTGAAATCCAATTCTTTGGATTTATCTTTGAAGCGATGGATGAAGTTGTCGCACAAATGGCTCGTACAAGATACCGTATGGGTGGTACAAGAAATATTCCAGTAACGATCCGTTCACCATTTGGTGGTGGTGTCCATACACCAGAATTGCACTCAGATAACTTGGAAGGATTGATTGCTCAATCACCTGGTATCCGTGTAGTAATTCCATCAAACCCATATGATGCAAAAGGATTATTGATTGCTTCTATTAGAAGTAATGACCCTGTTGTCTTCTTGGAGCATATGAAACTTTATCGTTCATTCCGTGAGGAAGTGCCAGATGAAGCATATGAAGTGCCATTAGACAAAGCAGCAGTGACTCGCGAAGGAACAGATGTATCGATCATCACTTACGGTGCAATGGTTCGTGAAGCAATCAAAGCCGCAGACAATCTTGAAAAAGAAGGAATTTCTGTTGAAATCGTTGACCTAAGAACAGTTGCTCCTTTAGATGTGGAAACTATCATCAACTCTGTTGAAAAAACAGGCCGTGTCGTTGTCGTTCAAGAAGCACAACGTCAAGCAGGTGTAAGCACTCAAGTGATTTCTGAAATCTCTGAGCGTGCGATTCTTTCATTAGAAGCTCCAATCGGACGCGTTTCTGCGCCAGATACTGTTTTCCCATTCGGTCAAGCAGAAAACATTTGGTTACCAAATGCTTCTGACATCGAAGCAAAAGTTAAAGAAATCGCAGAATTTTAA
- a CDS encoding dihydrolipoyllysine-residue acetyltransferase, with amino-acid sequence MAYQFKLPDIGEGIAEGEIVKWFVQPGDTINEDDTLLEVQNDKSVEEIPSPVTGTVKSIVVPEGTVANVGDVLVEIDAPGHEDNEGSEGVAATEQTPEKPAAEPTTESSSASAGASEGGVFQFKLPDIGEGIAEGEIVKWFVKAGDTINEDDTLLEVQNDKSVEEIPSPVTGTVKNIVVSEGTVANVGDVLVEIDAPGHNSAPASKPAESATSETKVETSGSSSVAEAADPNKRVLAMPSVRQFAREKDVDITQVAATGKGGRVTKEDIENFLSGGGASAPAEKPAETKAAPAKAFKSNLGDLEERVALTPTRKAIAKAMVNSKQTAPHVTLHDEVEVTNLWDNRKKFKEVAAANGTKLTFLPYVVKALTATVKKFPILNASVDDAKQEIVYKNYYNIGIATDTDHGLYVPNVKDADRKGMFAIADEINEKAKLAHDGKLAADDMRNGTITISNIGSVGGGWFTPVINYPEVAILGVGTIAQQPIVNAEGEIVVGRVMKLSLSFDHRIVDGATAQQAMNNIKRLLADPELLMMEG; translated from the coding sequence ATGGCTTACCAATTTAAATTACCTGATATCGGTGAAGGTATCGCAGAAGGTGAGATCGTTAAATGGTTTGTTCAACCAGGCGATACGATCAATGAAGACGATACATTATTAGAAGTTCAAAATGACAAATCAGTGGAAGAAATTCCATCTCCAGTAACAGGAACAGTTAAAAGCATCGTTGTTCCAGAAGGTACAGTTGCCAATGTTGGCGATGTATTAGTAGAAATCGATGCACCAGGACATGAAGACAATGAAGGTAGCGAAGGCGTTGCAGCAACTGAGCAAACACCTGAAAAACCAGCTGCTGAACCAACAACAGAAAGTTCATCTGCATCAGCAGGAGCTTCTGAAGGCGGCGTATTCCAATTCAAATTACCTGATATCGGCGAAGGTATCGCAGAAGGTGAAATCGTTAAGTGGTTTGTGAAAGCCGGCGACACGATCAATGAAGACGATACGTTATTAGAAGTACAAAATGATAAATCAGTGGAAGAAATTCCATCACCAGTGACAGGAACAGTCAAAAACATCGTTGTTTCAGAAGGTACAGTTGCGAATGTTGGTGACGTCCTTGTTGAAATCGATGCACCTGGACACAACAGTGCACCTGCAAGTAAACCTGCTGAATCTGCAACATCAGAAACAAAAGTTGAAACTTCAGGTTCTTCAAGCGTAGCAGAAGCAGCTGATCCAAACAAACGTGTTCTAGCTATGCCATCTGTTCGTCAATTTGCTCGCGAAAAAGACGTAGATATCACTCAAGTTGCAGCAACTGGAAAAGGCGGACGTGTGACAAAAGAAGATATCGAAAACTTCTTATCAGGCGGAGGCGCTTCAGCACCTGCTGAAAAACCAGCAGAAACAAAAGCAGCTCCAGCGAAAGCATTCAAATCTAACTTAGGCGACTTAGAAGAACGTGTAGCATTGACTCCGACACGTAAAGCAATCGCCAAAGCAATGGTCAACAGCAAACAAACAGCTCCTCATGTGACATTACATGATGAAGTAGAAGTAACGAATCTTTGGGATAACCGTAAGAAATTCAAAGAAGTTGCAGCTGCTAATGGCACGAAATTAACGTTCTTGCCTTATGTTGTCAAAGCATTGACTGCTACAGTGAAGAAATTCCCAATCTTGAATGCTTCAGTTGATGATGCAAAACAAGAAATCGTTTATAAAAACTATTACAACATCGGTATTGCAACAGATACAGACCACGGTTTGTATGTACCGAATGTGAAAGACGCTGACCGTAAAGGCATGTTTGCGATCGCAGACGAAATCAACGAGAAAGCGAAACTTGCACATGATGGTAAGCTAGCTGCTGATGATATGCGTAACGGTACGATCACGATCAGTAACATTGGTTCAGTTGGTGGCGGCTGGTTCACACCAGTAATCAACTACCCAGAAGTAGCAATCTTAGGGGTAGGAACAATTGCTCAACAACCAATCGTCAATGCTGAAGGTGAAATCGTTGTTGGTCGTGTAATGAAATTATCATTGAGTTTCGATCACCGAATCGTCGATGGTGCGACAGCACAACAAGCAATGAATAACATCAAACGTTTATTAGCTGATCCAGAGCTATTAATGATGGAAGGATGA
- the lpdA gene encoding dihydrolipoyl dehydrogenase, with the protein MVVGDFAVELDTVVIGAGPGGYVAAIRAAEMGQKVAIIEREYIGGVCLNVGCIPSKALIAAGHHYQESLDSSMFGVTSENVTLDFTKTQEWKDNKVVKTLTSGVGYLLKKHKVETIEGEAFFVDDHTLRVIHPDSAQTYSFNHAIVATGSRPIEIPGFKFGGRVLDSTGALGLTEVPKKFVIIGGGVIGAELGAAYANLGSEVTILEGSPQILPTYEKDLVKLVEDDFKKKGVTVVTNAMAKESVDNGDSVTVKYAVDGKEESVTADYVMVTVGRRPNTEDMGLEQAGVEIGERGLIPVDNQGRTNVSNIFAIGDIVPGAALAHKASYEAKIAAEAISGKKVAVDYKAMPAVAFTDPELASVGMTIKEAKEAGLEATAYKFPFSGNGRALSLGKTEGFIRLVTTNEDNVIIGAQIGGVGASDMVSELALAIESGMNAEDIALTIHPHPSLGEITMDAAELALGLPIHI; encoded by the coding sequence ATGGTAGTTGGAGATTTTGCTGTTGAATTAGATACAGTTGTAATCGGTGCGGGACCTGGTGGCTATGTAGCTGCCATCCGCGCTGCTGAAATGGGCCAAAAAGTAGCGATCATCGAAAGAGAATACATTGGCGGCGTTTGTTTGAACGTTGGATGTATCCCTTCTAAAGCATTGATTGCTGCGGGTCATCATTATCAAGAATCACTTGATTCATCAATGTTTGGTGTGACAAGTGAAAACGTCACTCTTGATTTTACAAAAACACAAGAGTGGAAAGACAACAAAGTAGTAAAAACATTGACTTCAGGTGTCGGCTACTTGTTGAAAAAACACAAAGTTGAAACGATTGAAGGGGAAGCATTCTTCGTAGATGATCATACATTACGTGTGATCCATCCGGATTCTGCTCAAACTTACTCATTCAACCATGCAATCGTAGCAACAGGTTCACGCCCAATCGAAATCCCAGGATTTAAATTTGGCGGCCGCGTGTTAGATTCTACTGGTGCTCTAGGTCTGACAGAAGTTCCTAAAAAATTCGTCATCATTGGCGGAGGAGTAATCGGTGCAGAACTTGGCGCAGCTTACGCAAACTTAGGTTCTGAAGTAACGATCCTTGAAGGTTCACCACAAATTTTACCAACGTATGAAAAAGACTTAGTAAAATTAGTCGAAGACGACTTCAAGAAAAAAGGCGTAACAGTCGTGACAAATGCAATGGCTAAAGAATCTGTTGACAATGGCGACAGCGTTACTGTCAAATATGCAGTAGATGGCAAAGAAGAATCAGTTACTGCTGACTACGTGATGGTCACAGTTGGTCGTCGTCCGAACACTGAAGATATGGGCTTAGAACAAGCCGGTGTTGAAATCGGTGAACGTGGGTTGATCCCAGTGGACAACCAAGGACGTACGAATGTATCAAATATCTTTGCAATCGGCGATATCGTTCCTGGTGCAGCTTTGGCTCACAAAGCAAGCTATGAAGCGAAAATCGCAGCAGAAGCAATCTCTGGTAAAAAAGTTGCTGTTGACTACAAAGCAATGCCAGCTGTTGCCTTTACTGATCCTGAATTAGCATCAGTAGGGATGACGATCAAAGAAGCAAAAGAAGCTGGACTAGAAGCAACTGCCTACAAATTCCCATTCTCAGGGAACGGTCGTGCGTTATCATTAGGTAAAACAGAAGGCTTTATCCGCTTAGTGACAACGAATGAAGACAATGTTATCATCGGTGCACAAATCGGCGGAGTCGGTGCGAGTGATATGGTTTCTGAACTTGCCTTGGCAATTGAGTCAGGTATGAACGCTGAAGATATCGCGTTGACGATCCATCCACATCCATCATTAGGTGAGATCACAATGGACGCAGCTGAATTAGCTTTAGGTTTACCAATCCACATTTAA
- a CDS encoding UPF0223 family protein — translation MNEYQYPLDLDWTTEEMVIVMNMWESLEKANEQGINNQEFLKTYQEFKTVIKSIGEEKRLGREFEKASGYSLYRTVQAAKKNTNKMLKMNG, via the coding sequence ATGAATGAATATCAATATCCTTTAGATCTAGATTGGACGACCGAAGAAATGGTTATCGTGATGAACATGTGGGAAAGCCTCGAAAAAGCAAATGAACAGGGGATCAATAACCAAGAGTTTCTAAAAACGTATCAAGAATTCAAAACGGTGATCAAATCGATCGGAGAAGAAAAACGTTTAGGGCGTGAATTTGAGAAAGCATCAGGTTATTCACTTTACCGTACAGTCCAAGCAGCAAAGAAAAATACGAACAAAATGTTAAAAATGAATGGGTGA
- a CDS encoding inositol monophosphatase family protein, with protein sequence MGKMIEEIISWLIAAKEKIILAQNEQLMIDEKSNRKDLVTNMDREIQAFLIEKIHSAYPQAKILAEEEGYSDLPDLSGQVFIIDPIDGTLNFVVQGENFCIMLAYYEDGIGQLGFIYDVMRDELYWGGKKIGVYKNDIKLPQPKDLPLEKGLVAINSYLFGHDRFNIHAIGEQSIGVRMCGCAGLELIAMLKGNHIGYISNLSPWDYAAGNVLLDVFGMKYSGFSGDPLTFHGREYYLAATPTAYETILEMLEFE encoded by the coding sequence ATGGGAAAAATGATTGAAGAGATAATCAGCTGGTTGATCGCAGCGAAAGAAAAGATCATCTTAGCGCAAAATGAGCAACTAATGATCGATGAAAAAAGCAATCGTAAAGATTTAGTTACAAACATGGATCGCGAAATCCAAGCTTTTCTGATCGAGAAGATCCATTCAGCCTACCCTCAGGCAAAGATATTGGCAGAAGAAGAAGGATATAGTGACTTACCTGATTTAAGCGGACAAGTCTTTATCATTGATCCCATCGATGGTACGTTGAATTTTGTTGTGCAAGGCGAAAACTTCTGTATCATGCTTGCTTACTATGAAGATGGTATTGGTCAATTAGGTTTTATCTATGATGTTATGCGGGATGAGTTGTATTGGGGCGGTAAGAAAATTGGTGTTTACAAAAATGATATAAAATTACCTCAACCAAAAGATCTTCCCCTTGAAAAAGGGTTAGTAGCGATCAATAGTTATCTTTTTGGTCATGATCGTTTCAATATCCACGCAATCGGTGAGCAAAGCATCGGCGTTCGGATGTGTGGCTGTGCAGGGTTGGAATTGATTGCGATGCTAAAAGGAAACCATATTGGCTATATTTCTAATTTAAGCCCTTGGGACTACGCAGCAGGCAATGTGTTACTCGATGTATTTGGTATGAAATACAGCGGCTTTTCTGGTGATCCGTTAACTTTCCATGGAAGAGAATATTACTTAGCCGCAACACCGACAGCTTATGAAACGATTCTTGAGATGCTTGAATTTGAATAG